One Sporocytophaga myxococcoides DNA segment encodes these proteins:
- a CDS encoding carbohydrate-binding protein, which produces MKKSPIARWMLIVLTFVSSQISFAQDPNFHIYLCFGQSNMEGAATIETQDRSVDSRFQVIGAVNCNSGGKSYTLGKWQTANPPLVRCNTGLGPSDYFGRTMVANLPSNIKVGVVSVAIGGCDIALFDKVNYSSYVATAPSWMQGTIAQYGGNPYGRLVEVAKIAQKDGVIKGILLHQGETNNMQSTWPAKVKAIYDNLIKDLGLDPVKVPLLVGELVTTAEGGACGGHNSVIATMPKVVPNAHVVSAAGLPHVGDKLHFTSASYRTLGQRYAQKMLSLLPATTNPSVTFVGPVNNSIFTAGGNIELSVSATSPNGSITNVKFYAGGTLINTDNSAPYSYTWPSVLAGNYQIKAVATDSQGKTAEATITIKVNVPQSSYKGSPHVIPGTIQFEEFDLGGNGFAYSDDSPGSQVTPSVNFRTDEDVDIEICTDIGAGYNIGYATAGEWLEYSVDIKTPGTYDLDLRVAANGTGRTVSLAMDGSEIAGNVVIPNTGGWQTWQTVKVKDVNLAAGQKVLRISIVATDFVNLNYVTFTLAKELKQEPFKGEAHLIPGRIEAEEYDLGGEGMAYHEANANGNEGKATFRNDEVDIETTQDSEGAYNVGYILQGEWLEYTVNVVASGQYDLNVRVAADGDGKVLHIEMDGVDVTGPVNVPNTGGWQAWQTVTVKNVNLKAGEHIMRIAFDASYMNLNYMEFSDVITGLKINKDRNVNLYPNPFSESGIHIQKDGDFEYHITDAKGTLIERGQGADELQAGKNLMPGIYFLFINQVDSQDVIRINRQ; this is translated from the coding sequence ATGAAAAAATCTCCTATTGCCCGTTGGATGCTTATAGTGCTGACGTTTGTTTCTTCGCAAATCTCTTTTGCTCAGGACCCAAACTTTCATATTTATCTTTGTTTTGGTCAATCCAATATGGAAGGAGCTGCTACGATTGAGACTCAGGATAGATCGGTTGATAGCCGGTTTCAGGTGATTGGAGCTGTTAATTGTAATTCAGGTGGCAAGTCCTACACATTGGGGAAATGGCAGACAGCCAATCCTCCTCTTGTGAGGTGTAATACAGGCTTAGGGCCTTCAGATTATTTTGGAAGGACTATGGTTGCCAATCTTCCTTCTAATATTAAGGTAGGTGTTGTGTCTGTCGCAATTGGAGGTTGTGATATTGCTCTGTTTGATAAGGTAAATTATTCGAGTTATGTAGCAACAGCTCCAAGCTGGATGCAAGGTACGATTGCCCAGTATGGAGGCAATCCATATGGCCGTCTGGTTGAAGTGGCAAAAATTGCACAAAAGGACGGCGTTATCAAAGGGATTCTTCTGCATCAGGGTGAAACCAACAACATGCAATCGACATGGCCGGCAAAGGTTAAAGCAATTTATGACAATCTGATCAAAGATTTAGGTTTGGACCCGGTTAAGGTTCCATTGTTGGTTGGGGAGCTTGTTACTACGGCAGAAGGTGGTGCCTGCGGAGGACATAATTCTGTTATTGCAACCATGCCAAAAGTTGTTCCGAATGCTCATGTTGTTTCTGCTGCAGGACTTCCTCATGTAGGAGATAAACTACACTTTACTTCTGCTTCTTATAGGACCCTGGGGCAGCGGTATGCTCAGAAGATGCTAAGCTTACTTCCGGCAACTACTAACCCTTCTGTTACATTTGTTGGGCCTGTAAATAATTCAATCTTTACTGCGGGTGGTAATATAGAATTGTCTGTATCTGCTACTTCCCCTAATGGCAGTATAACCAATGTTAAATTTTATGCTGGCGGCACTTTAATTAATACTGATAACTCCGCTCCTTATTCATATACCTGGCCAAGCGTACTTGCGGGCAATTACCAGATAAAAGCTGTAGCCACGGATAGTCAGGGTAAAACTGCTGAAGCAACTATTACAATTAAAGTTAATGTGCCACAAAGTTCATACAAGGGTAGTCCGCATGTTATTCCCGGTACTATTCAGTTTGAAGAGTTTGATTTGGGGGGTAATGGCTTTGCATACAGTGATGATAGCCCGGGTAGCCAGGTTACTCCTTCAGTAAACTTCAGAACTGATGAAGATGTAGATATTGAGATTTGTACAGATATTGGAGCAGGATATAATATTGGATACGCAACTGCCGGAGAGTGGCTTGAATACAGTGTTGATATAAAAACTCCGGGAACTTATGATCTTGATCTGAGAGTAGCTGCAAATGGAACAGGCAGAACAGTTTCGCTGGCGATGGATGGAAGCGAAATCGCTGGCAATGTAGTCATACCCAATACGGGCGGCTGGCAAACCTGGCAAACGGTAAAAGTAAAGGATGTCAATCTTGCTGCCGGACAAAAAGTTTTGCGTATTTCCATTGTTGCTACCGATTTTGTAAATCTCAACTATGTCACATTTACACTAGCCAAAGAACTGAAACAGGAACCATTTAAAGGAGAGGCCCACCTGATTCCTGGAAGAATTGAGGCTGAAGAGTATGATCTTGGAGGAGAAGGAATGGCATACCATGAAGCCAATGCCAATGGGAATGAAGGAAAAGCTACATTTAGAAATGATGAAGTGGATATAGAAACTACCCAGGACTCCGAAGGTGCCTACAATGTAGGGTATATCCTTCAAGGGGAATGGCTGGAATATACAGTAAATGTTGTAGCTTCAGGGCAATACGATCTTAATGTAAGGGTGGCTGCAGATGGCGATGGCAAAGTGCTTCATATAGAAATGGATGGTGTTGATGTTACTGGTCCTGTGAATGTCCCTAATACAGGAGGCTGGCAAGCATGGCAAACAGTAACTGTAAAAAATGTAAATCTAAAAGCAGGAGAGCATATTATGCGAATTGCTTTTGATGCGAGTTATATGAATTTGAATTATATGGAGTTTTCTGATGTGATAACAGGGTTAAAAATTAATAAAGATAGAAATGTTAATTTATATCCAAATCCATTTTCAGAATCGGGAATACATATTCAGAAGGATGGCGATTTTGAATACCACATCACTGATGCGAAAGGTACTTTAATAGAGCGGGGCCAAGGAGCGGATGAACTGCAGGCAGGTAAAAATCTTATGCCTGGAATATACTTTCTGTTTATTAATCAGGTAGATAGTCAGGACGTGATTAGGATTAATAGGCAGTAA
- a CDS encoding family 43 glycosylhydrolase, with product MKNLIFFIKGRKSCLLAHIISLLILTNLAYGQTTFVSGENPIFRNSFTADPAPLVHNGRLYIYVGKDEAKDGEMFTMTAWLCYSTTDMKNWTYHGPVMTPNNFTWGDKDAWAAQVVEKNGKFYLYVTVTGKNPYGGRNIGVAVSDSPTGPFVDARGTPLIRDNMTNNGKVWDDIDPTVLIDDDGQAYLCWGNPICYLVKLKPNMTEIDGEIKMITPPNYAEGPWLSKRNGIYYLTYPAFVAPVGSEQICYATATNINGPWTYRGILTGTAKNSYTIHPGIVEYKGQSYLFYHNATLTLNGQGPALGRRSVCVEYLCYNADGTIKPITQTTAGITINSPCPPSGPPTISFTSPLANTSFAAPSTITLTADAIAHGGTITNISFYNGAALLHADNTAPYSYNWTNVPAGTYSVKAIATDSKGLTSEASIIIKVNPPQGPYNGETHIIPGTIQLEHFDVGGNGFAYMDGTPGSQVTPLVNFRADEDVDIETCNDSGGGYNIGWATSGEWLEYSVDVTKAGTYDMALRIACNGDGRTVSIAMDNMDIATNLVIPNTTGWQNWQTVTLKDIKLTAGRKIMRATIGSTDFVNLNYVSFTLVKELKQEPFKGTAHQIPGRIEIEEYDIGGEGLAYHEMNANGNEGKAAFRNDEVDIEVTKDNEGDFNVGYILKGEWLEYTVNVAASGYYDLDVRVAADGENKTFHIEMDGIDVSGPINLPNTGGWQIWKTITIKDLNLKRGEQVMRMVFDSDYMNLNYIQFNDVVTGVHAIKLNNKIIYPNPFSSDGFHICTQGDFNYIITDIRGLIVENGKGMDAAVVGAGLNPGIYLVSVDNAIKVITEKIIKYE from the coding sequence ATGAAAAACTTAATCTTTTTCATAAAAGGACGTAAGTCTTGTCTGCTTGCACATATTATAAGTCTTCTTATTTTAACAAATTTAGCTTATGGACAAACTACATTTGTTTCAGGAGAAAATCCGATTTTTCGTAATTCCTTTACCGCAGACCCTGCGCCTCTTGTCCATAATGGCAGGCTATATATTTATGTGGGAAAAGATGAGGCAAAGGATGGGGAAATGTTTACTATGACTGCATGGCTTTGCTATTCAACTACAGATATGAAGAACTGGACCTATCATGGTCCTGTTATGACACCTAATAATTTTACCTGGGGAGATAAAGATGCATGGGCAGCGCAGGTAGTTGAGAAAAATGGTAAATTTTATTTGTATGTAACTGTAACGGGCAAAAATCCTTATGGCGGAAGAAATATTGGGGTAGCGGTCTCTGACAGTCCTACAGGGCCTTTTGTCGATGCCAGGGGCACACCTTTGATACGCGACAATATGACTAACAACGGAAAGGTCTGGGATGATATTGATCCGACAGTCTTGATTGATGATGACGGACAGGCATACCTGTGTTGGGGAAACCCAATCTGTTATCTGGTTAAGCTTAAACCCAATATGACTGAAATCGACGGTGAAATAAAAATGATAACACCGCCTAATTATGCTGAAGGCCCTTGGCTAAGCAAACGGAATGGGATTTATTATCTTACTTATCCGGCTTTTGTAGCTCCTGTGGGCTCTGAACAAATCTGCTATGCTACAGCAACAAATATCAATGGCCCCTGGACTTATCGGGGTATTTTGACAGGGACAGCTAAGAACAGTTATACCATCCATCCGGGAATTGTCGAATATAAAGGACAATCTTATTTGTTTTACCATAATGCAACATTAACCCTTAATGGCCAAGGACCTGCTTTGGGCAGAAGGAGTGTTTGTGTAGAATACCTGTGCTACAATGCTGACGGAACAATTAAGCCCATTACTCAAACAACTGCCGGCATTACTATAAATTCCCCATGCCCACCCTCTGGTCCACCTACTATTAGCTTTACCAGTCCTTTGGCAAATACTTCATTTGCGGCACCCTCCACTATTACATTAACAGCTGATGCTATTGCTCACGGAGGTACTATAACAAATATCAGTTTCTATAATGGCGCTGCTTTACTCCATGCAGATAATACTGCACCTTATAGTTATAACTGGACAAATGTTCCTGCTGGGACATACAGTGTGAAGGCTATAGCAACCGATAGCAAAGGCCTGACTTCGGAAGCATCCATTATTATTAAAGTCAATCCTCCACAAGGACCTTATAACGGAGAGACACATATAATTCCTGGTACCATTCAGCTCGAGCATTTTGATGTTGGAGGAAATGGTTTTGCTTATATGGATGGAACTCCAGGTAGCCAGGTAACTCCGTTAGTAAACTTTCGCGCTGACGAAGATGTAGACATTGAAACTTGTAATGATTCAGGAGGTGGATATAATATAGGTTGGGCCACCTCTGGTGAATGGCTTGAGTATTCCGTAGATGTTACTAAAGCGGGCACTTACGATATGGCTCTTCGAATTGCCTGCAATGGAGATGGTCGTACTGTATCAATAGCTATGGACAACATGGATATAGCTACTAATTTAGTCATTCCTAACACTACTGGCTGGCAAAACTGGCAAACTGTTACATTGAAAGATATAAAGCTTACAGCTGGCCGGAAGATCATGAGGGCAACCATCGGATCTACTGATTTTGTAAATCTGAACTATGTTAGTTTTACTTTGGTCAAGGAGTTAAAACAAGAGCCATTCAAGGGTACGGCGCATCAGATTCCAGGTAGAATAGAGATAGAGGAATACGATATTGGAGGAGAAGGACTGGCATATCATGAAATGAATGCAAATGGTAACGAAGGAAAAGCTGCATTTAGAAATGATGAAGTAGATATTGAAGTGACAAAAGATAACGAAGGAGATTTTAATGTAGGTTATATTTTAAAGGGGGAATGGTTGGAGTATACTGTTAATGTTGCAGCATCAGGCTACTATGATCTGGATGTCAGAGTTGCAGCTGATGGAGAAAACAAAACTTTTCATATTGAAATGGATGGCATAGATGTGTCAGGGCCCATTAATCTGCCCAATACAGGTGGTTGGCAAATTTGGAAAACCATTACCATTAAGGATTTGAATTTGAAGAGAGGTGAACAAGTGATGAGAATGGTTTTTGACTCCGATTATATGAACCTTAACTATATTCAGTTCAATGATGTGGTTACAGGAGTTCATGCAATTAAGCTAAATAATAAAATAATCTATCCAAATCCTTTTTCTAGTGATGGTTTTCATATATGTACACAAGGAGACTTTAACTATATAATTACAGATATAAGAGGGTTGATTGTGGAAAATGGGAAAGGTATGGATGCTGCTGTCGTAGGTGCAGGACTTAACCCCGGTATATATTTGGTGTCAGTAGATAATGCTATAAAAGTGATTACTGAAAAAATTATAAAGTATGAATGA
- a CDS encoding alpha/beta hydrolase fold domain-containing protein codes for MKKLILLIFLFINVTCFGQQYSQKWSDINYAGDNQGFHNLDIYLPKVIKDKYPVVVYIYGSAWYSNNSKGADMNTVGAALLDAGFAVVTPNHRSSGDAKFPAQIHDIKAVTRFIRGKSADYKFDTTFIGISGSSSGGHLASLAGTTNNVKNYTVGSVTMNIEGDLGKYTQYSSSVDAVCDWFGPIDFFKMENCNTYKSGNSPESDIIGGPLPSNLDKLRLLGPITYIDPTDPPFLIFHGSSDNVVPSCQSQFFNTALKNAGVESEYILVQNGQHGPGVNNVQTNLQKMVTFFQNARETVVTSIYETAHNSSALIVISENSTVDLSTLSIGKIEKYELADMSGRMVHSGSSTGNHIYLGGLNNGIYILSLYTSNGEKLVQRVASWR; via the coding sequence ATGAAAAAACTTATACTTCTGATTTTCTTATTCATTAATGTCACCTGCTTTGGCCAGCAATATTCTCAAAAATGGTCGGACATAAATTATGCAGGTGACAATCAAGGTTTTCACAACCTTGACATCTACCTGCCAAAGGTAATTAAGGATAAATATCCTGTGGTTGTATATATTTATGGAAGTGCCTGGTATAGCAATAATTCCAAAGGAGCAGACATGAACACTGTAGGAGCAGCATTACTGGATGCAGGATTTGCAGTAGTAACACCGAACCATCGATCTAGTGGAGATGCAAAGTTTCCTGCTCAGATCCATGACATAAAAGCTGTAACTAGATTTATCAGGGGCAAAAGCGCAGATTATAAATTTGATACAACCTTCATAGGTATCAGCGGAAGCTCATCCGGAGGGCACCTAGCATCATTAGCAGGAACAACCAATAATGTTAAAAATTATACAGTGGGCTCTGTTACAATGAACATAGAAGGGGATCTTGGGAAATACACTCAATATAGCAGTTCTGTAGATGCTGTTTGTGACTGGTTTGGCCCAATTGATTTCTTTAAGATGGAAAACTGTAATACTTACAAATCCGGAAATTCTCCCGAGTCTGATATTATAGGGGGACCACTCCCATCTAATTTAGATAAACTAAGACTTTTAGGTCCTATTACCTACATTGACCCAACAGATCCTCCGTTCCTAATTTTCCATGGAAGCAGCGACAATGTAGTTCCAAGCTGCCAAAGCCAGTTTTTTAATACTGCTCTGAAAAATGCAGGTGTAGAAAGTGAATATATATTAGTTCAAAATGGCCAGCATGGTCCGGGTGTCAATAATGTACAAACTAACCTTCAGAAGATGGTAACTTTTTTCCAAAATGCGAGGGAAACTGTAGTAACTTCCATTTATGAAACAGCTCATAATTCATCAGCACTCATAGTAATCTCCGAGAACTCAACTGTTGATCTTTCGACATTATCAATTGGAAAAATTGAAAAATATGAACTAGCAGATATGTCAGGCCGAATGGTTCATTCAGGATCTTCAACCGGAAATCATATCTATCTTGGCGGATTAAATAATGGCATCTATATACTTTCGCTTTACACTTCAAATGGTGAAAAACTGGTACAAAGAGTAGCAAGTTGGAGATAA
- a CDS encoding carbohydrate-binding protein has protein sequence MKYNNNYIYLTWNNMVLHYKNAMRVSSESNLSGRSLKVLSSEMLIIRNLKINLSCLWLWFACLLITPLTLSAQQTTLTVGGQNRSLFVYAPANLPQNRPLVISLHGLNQDINYQKGQAKWELVADTAKFVVVYPAGVNNSWDINGNRDTDFILAIIESMVTRFGIDRNRVYVSGFSMGGMMSYHTANKIADKIAAIGPVSGYLFSNTTASSRPMPIIHVHGTSDDVVYYQASGNQQGVVAMLQKWRNWNQCPSTGTRTTPYPTNKPNSRSVMEYWGPCKNSAVSLITLDGKGHWHSNDDAGVHTTIELWKFLRNFSLNVGPSITLATQPANAVYTAPAAINLVATAATPNGTIANVKFYNGNTLLGSDDSAPYSYSWTNVAAGTYKVRAVLTDSQNKTAETSITIKVNQPQGPYNGTLHSIPGTIQLEHFDVGGNGNAYMDSSPGSETGVTFRNDEDVDIEECTDAGGGYNIGWTTAGEWLEYSVDVKTAGVYDLAFRVACNGTGRTVSVAMDGLTIANNVAIPNTSGWQTWQTVSVKDINLTPGQKIMRVTIGATDYVNLNYVTFTLSKELKQEPFKGSAHVIPGRIEAEEYDLGGEGLAYHEANTNGNEGKATFRDDEVDIETTGDVDGSYNISYILQGEWLEYTVEIAGTGSYNLDLRVAADGDGKIFHIEMDGIDVTGPISIPNTGGWQIWKTVTVNDVSLTAGKHVMRIVFDANYMNLNYLEFRDVITGTDNAILSDIKVFPNPFGNAGLAINVSEEFRYRITDLRGLELESGTVTGNAMVGNNLKPGAYVLTIEIGKETFVQKILKH, from the coding sequence ATGAAGTATAATAATAACTACATATATCTAACCTGGAATAATATGGTTTTACATTACAAAAACGCGATGCGTGTCTCTTCTGAAAGTAATTTAAGCGGCCGTTCACTTAAAGTACTGTCTTCTGAAATGCTCATCATTAGAAATTTAAAGATTAACTTAAGTTGTCTCTGGTTGTGGTTTGCATGCCTTTTAATAACTCCGCTTACTTTAAGTGCGCAGCAAACAACACTTACTGTTGGTGGGCAGAATAGGAGCTTATTTGTTTATGCACCGGCTAATCTCCCACAAAACAGACCTTTAGTGATTTCCCTTCATGGACTGAATCAGGATATTAATTATCAGAAGGGCCAGGCAAAATGGGAGTTAGTGGCAGATACTGCAAAATTTGTTGTGGTCTATCCTGCCGGAGTTAATAATTCCTGGGATATAAATGGAAACAGAGATACGGATTTTATTTTAGCTATTATTGAATCGATGGTCACTCGTTTCGGCATCGACAGGAATAGGGTATATGTATCCGGGTTTTCTATGGGTGGTATGATGAGTTACCATACTGCTAATAAAATAGCAGACAAAATTGCTGCAATTGGACCGGTTTCAGGATACTTATTTTCAAATACCACTGCCAGTTCGAGGCCTATGCCTATCATTCACGTTCATGGAACATCTGATGATGTAGTATACTACCAGGCTAGTGGCAACCAGCAAGGGGTGGTGGCGATGCTTCAAAAGTGGAGGAACTGGAATCAGTGCCCTTCTACAGGGACAAGAACTACACCATATCCTACTAATAAACCGAATTCAAGGTCTGTGATGGAGTATTGGGGACCTTGTAAGAACAGTGCTGTTTCTCTAATTACTCTGGATGGAAAAGGACATTGGCATTCTAATGATGATGCAGGTGTACATACAACCATTGAGTTATGGAAGTTTCTAAGAAACTTCTCTCTAAATGTAGGCCCTTCTATAACCCTGGCAACTCAGCCTGCCAATGCTGTATATACAGCTCCTGCTGCTATTAATTTAGTGGCTACAGCTGCTACACCAAATGGAACTATAGCTAACGTAAAATTTTATAATGGAAATACCTTATTGGGCTCTGATGATTCAGCTCCTTACAGTTACAGTTGGACAAACGTTGCTGCTGGCACATATAAGGTTCGTGCAGTACTTACAGATAGTCAAAATAAAACAGCCGAAACCTCTATCACAATTAAAGTAAATCAGCCTCAGGGTCCTTATAATGGTACTTTGCATTCTATTCCTGGTACAATTCAATTGGAACACTTTGATGTAGGAGGAAATGGTAATGCTTATATGGACAGCAGCCCTGGTAGTGAAACAGGTGTTACTTTCAGAAACGACGAGGATGTCGATATTGAGGAATGTACTGATGCTGGAGGTGGTTATAACATAGGATGGACTACTGCAGGTGAATGGCTTGAATATTCTGTTGATGTGAAAACAGCAGGTGTATATGATCTGGCATTTCGTGTTGCTTGCAACGGCACCGGTCGTACAGTTTCGGTAGCGATGGATGGACTTACTATTGCAAACAATGTAGCAATTCCTAATACTTCAGGCTGGCAAACCTGGCAAACTGTATCAGTTAAAGATATTAATCTTACGCCAGGCCAAAAGATTATGCGTGTCACTATTGGGGCTACTGATTATGTGAATCTGAACTATGTTACATTCACCCTAAGCAAAGAATTAAAACAGGAACCGTTTAAAGGTTCTGCACATGTGATACCAGGAAGAATAGAGGCAGAAGAGTATGATCTTGGAGGTGAGGGCTTGGCATACCATGAAGCTAATACAAATGGTAATGAAGGAAAAGCAACATTCCGGGACGATGAAGTAGATATCGAAACAACAGGAGATGTTGATGGTTCATATAATATAAGCTATATTCTTCAGGGAGAATGGCTTGAGTATACAGTTGAAATTGCTGGTACAGGCTCTTATAATCTTGATTTAAGAGTAGCAGCAGATGGAGATGGTAAAATCTTTCATATTGAAATGGATGGGATTGATGTTACAGGCCCGATCAGTATACCAAATACGGGTGGCTGGCAGATTTGGAAGACTGTTACAGTGAATGATGTTTCTCTTACTGCAGGAAAACATGTCATGCGTATCGTCTTTGATGCTAATTATATGAATTTGAACTACCTGGAGTTCAGAGATGTGATTACCGGAACAGATAATGCCATTTTATCAGATATAAAAGTGTTTCCTAATCCGTTTGGGAATGCTGGATTAGCAATAAATGTCTCTGAAGAATTCCGATACAGGATTACTGATCTTCGTGGATTGGAACTGGAATCAGGAACTGTTACTGGAAATGCCATGGTTGGAAATAACCTTAAGCCGGGTGCATATGTTCTGACGATTGAAATTGGAAAAGAGACATTTGTACAAAAGATTTTGAAACATTAA